The following are encoded in a window of Pseudofrancisella aestuarii genomic DNA:
- the yhbY gene encoding ribosome assembly RNA-binding protein YhbY produces MDVKKQQELKGFAHKLKPVVLIGEKGLTENVLNEIDIALNSHELIKVKAFRAPKEYKEELSTEIISKTKCELIQIIGNILVLYRKKPDNKKKK; encoded by the coding sequence ATGGATGTAAAGAAACAGCAAGAATTAAAAGGTTTCGCTCATAAGCTTAAGCCAGTAGTTTTAATAGGAGAAAAAGGACTTACAGAAAATGTTCTAAATGAGATAGATATCGCTTTAAACTCACATGAGCTTATTAAAGTTAAAGCTTTTAGAGCACCAAAAGAATATAAAGAAGAACTCTCTACTGAAATAATTAGTAAAACAAAATGTGAGCTTATACAAATAATAGGCAATATCTTAGTTTTGTATAGAAAAAAACCTGATAATAAAAAGAAAAAGTAG
- the sohB gene encoding protease SohB — protein sequence MWYSNFVDFFYFNLYLLAFIIAIAFILVIFFSLLAKSKEHQVKASKGKLELSKLGERYKKAQEYLMLEVLDKKEYKEFRKEQKKKLSKEDVGETKKIFVLTFKGDLQASQVESLREEVSSVLSIAKTMDEVIVRVDSPGGVVNGYGFAAAQLERIRQAGINLTVCIDQIAASGGYMMASVAHKIICSPFAIVGSIGVVGTVPNVRDMLKKHGVDVEMHTSGQYKRTLTTVGENTEEGREKFKEDLQNIHYLFKKHILTYRPNLDIEKVATGEHWFGKDALELGLVDKIQTYDDYIIDYFRQDIDAYEISFVRKKDKGFIKSKLALIKRVFANILYNRNVI from the coding sequence ATGTGGTATAGCAATTTTGTAGATTTTTTTTATTTTAACTTATATTTATTAGCATTTATTATAGCTATAGCTTTTATTCTAGTAATATTTTTCTCTTTGCTAGCAAAAAGTAAAGAGCATCAAGTAAAGGCTTCAAAAGGAAAACTTGAATTAAGTAAGCTTGGTGAGAGATATAAAAAAGCTCAAGAATATCTCATGTTAGAAGTATTAGATAAAAAAGAGTATAAAGAATTTAGAAAAGAGCAGAAGAAGAAATTATCAAAAGAAGATGTTGGTGAGACTAAAAAAATATTTGTGCTAACTTTTAAAGGCGATCTGCAAGCATCTCAAGTAGAAAGTTTAAGAGAAGAAGTATCATCTGTACTATCTATAGCAAAAACTATGGATGAAGTGATTGTTAGAGTTGACAGCCCAGGTGGGGTTGTAAATGGTTATGGATTTGCAGCGGCACAACTAGAAAGAATTAGACAAGCAGGTATTAACCTTACTGTTTGTATTGATCAAATAGCAGCAAGTGGCGGCTATATGATGGCTTCAGTGGCACATAAAATAATTTGTTCACCTTTTGCAATTGTCGGTTCTATAGGTGTTGTTGGGACTGTACCAAATGTTAGAGATATGCTTAAAAAACATGGTGTAGACGTAGAAATGCATACCTCTGGGCAATACAAAAGAACTTTGACTACTGTAGGTGAAAATACTGAAGAAGGTAGAGAAAAATTTAAAGAGGATTTACAGAATATTCATTACTTGTTCAAAAAACATATTCTTACATATAGACCAAATCTTGATATTGAGAAAGTTGCTACTGGCGAACACTGGTTTGGTAAAGATGCTTTAGAATTGGGGTTGGTTGATAAAATCCAAACATATGATGATTATATTATAGATTATTTCAGACAAGATATAGATGCATATGAGATAAGTTTTGTAAGAAAAAAAGATAAAGGTTTTATAAAATCTAAATTAGCTTTAATTAAAAGAGTGTTTGCTAACATTTTATATAATCGTAATGTAATATAA
- the mraY gene encoding phospho-N-acetylmuramoyl-pentapeptide-transferase has protein sequence MLIWIFNWLSGFWPALAMFSGYVSLRIVMIAITSLFITLFLGYPMIRWLQRMQIGQVVRDDGPQSHFSKRNTPTMGGVLILSSVLISSLLWGDLTSIYLWILLLVIVFFGAIGFFDDYLKLVLKHPKGLKSRYKFALQSVFSIILAIVLFFLLEKNGKMLLSIPFTKDWAIPIGIVLFTILTFFIINGSSNAVNLTDGLDGLAILPVVLVAAGLGVYAYIETNHSLANYLLFDYLGNKGLAEVAVFCAAICGSGLAFLWFNSYPAEVFMGDVGSLTLGAVLGVIAVMIRQELIFFIMGLLFVAEAVSVILQVGSYKLRKKRIFRMAPIHHHFELKGWPETKVVIRFWIITVILVLIGLAAIKVR, from the coding sequence ATGTTAATTTGGATTTTTAATTGGCTATCTGGCTTTTGGCCAGCTTTAGCTATGTTTAGTGGTTATGTGTCTTTGAGAATTGTGATGATAGCAATAACCTCGCTCTTCATTACTTTGTTTTTAGGTTATCCAATGATTAGATGGCTGCAAAGGATGCAGATAGGTCAAGTAGTTAGGGATGACGGCCCACAAAGTCATTTTTCTAAAAGAAATACTCCGACTATGGGAGGAGTGCTTATTTTATCTTCAGTATTAATATCTTCATTGCTTTGGGGAGATCTAACTAGTATCTACCTTTGGATATTGCTTCTAGTTATAGTTTTTTTTGGAGCTATTGGATTTTTTGATGATTATTTAAAATTAGTATTAAAGCATCCAAAAGGTCTTAAATCACGTTACAAATTCGCATTACAATCAGTATTTTCAATTATATTAGCGATAGTTTTATTCTTTTTATTAGAGAAGAATGGGAAAATGCTTTTATCTATCCCTTTTACTAAAGATTGGGCTATACCAATAGGAATAGTGCTTTTCACTATTCTTACTTTTTTTATAATTAATGGAAGTAGTAATGCTGTAAATTTAACTGATGGCTTAGATGGCTTAGCTATTTTGCCGGTTGTTTTAGTGGCTGCTGGATTAGGTGTTTATGCATATATAGAGACTAATCATAGTTTAGCAAATTATCTTTTATTTGATTATTTGGGAAATAAAGGTTTAGCTGAGGTTGCAGTATTTTGTGCAGCTATTTGTGGTTCTGGTTTAGCATTTCTATGGTTTAACTCATATCCAGCTGAAGTATTCATGGGAGATGTTGGTTCTCTTACTTTAGGTGCTGTTTTAGGGGTTATAGCAGTTATGATAAGACAAGAGCTAATATTTTTTATAATGGGATTACTTTTTGTTGCAGAGGCAGTATCTGTAATTTTACAAGTTGGTTCTTATAAACTTAGAAAAAAGCGCATATTTAGAATGGCACCAATTCATCATCATTTTGAACTTAAAGGTTGGCCGGAAACTAAAGTAGTTATTCGCTTTTGGATAATTACAGTTATACTAGTACTTATAGGGTTAGCAGCAATAAAGGTTAGATAG
- a CDS encoding TusE/DsrC/DsvC family sulfur relay protein, producing MDNYNIDSEGFLLDFNSWDINFCKQIADQEGIQLSDKHFIIINFLREYYKKNHKSPAVRELVKSLKDKYGNEIGNSLFLQILFPVSPAVQAAKLAGLPKPKKCI from the coding sequence GTGGATAACTACAACATAGACTCTGAAGGCTTTTTATTAGATTTTAATTCTTGGGATATAAACTTTTGTAAACAGATAGCCGATCAAGAAGGAATCCAGCTTTCTGATAAGCATTTTATAATTATTAATTTCCTGAGAGAATATTATAAAAAGAATCATAAATCACCTGCTGTTCGAGAGCTAGTTAAATCATTAAAAGATAAATATGGTAATGAGATAGGTAACAGTTTATTTTTACAAATATTATTTCCTGTATCCCCAGCTGTTCAGGCTGCGAAATTAGCAGGATTACCGAAACCTAAAAAATGTATTTAA
- the ftsW gene encoding putative lipid II flippase FtsW, with translation MLYRLKLWLTNHNAKRERVKAKLEIDISIVFAMLGLLAFGWIMVTSASMIVAMDDYNNPFYYSIRQGFFAVVSIFLFLLALLVPTKNYEKNHNAFFFIMLIVLVAVLVPGIGKSVNGARRWIPLIIINIQVAELAKLLAIIFFSGYIATNLEKMSNFKEGILTPISMLGCIALLLLMQPDFGSTVVISICVMGMLFVSGNKVRWYGLLLGMMVMAAATLVVISPYRMHRITGFLHPWENANDSGYQLVQALIAFGRGEWFGDGLGNSIQKQFFLPEAHTDFITSVIVEEIGIIGLMILLAVYLFIVIKAINIAKNAYQLKRYYQAFLSYGISFWLAFQVFVNVGVNTGLLPTKGLTLPFISYGGSSLLIMCYTVGILLRIDFENKLLADTINPKYIYKRVK, from the coding sequence GTGCTATATAGATTAAAGCTTTGGCTCACTAACCATAATGCAAAAAGAGAAAGAGTAAAAGCTAAATTAGAAATAGATATATCTATAGTTTTTGCGATGCTTGGACTTCTAGCATTCGGTTGGATTATGGTTACATCAGCATCTATGATTGTAGCTATGGATGATTATAATAATCCTTTCTATTATTCTATTAGACAAGGTTTTTTTGCTGTTGTTTCTATTTTTCTATTTTTATTAGCTTTACTTGTGCCAACAAAGAACTACGAAAAAAATCATAATGCTTTCTTTTTTATAATGCTTATTGTTTTAGTAGCAGTTTTAGTTCCAGGAATAGGTAAAAGTGTGAATGGTGCTAGAAGATGGATCCCTTTAATTATAATTAATATTCAGGTTGCTGAATTAGCTAAGTTATTGGCAATAATTTTTTTCTCAGGTTATATCGCAACAAATCTTGAGAAAATGTCTAATTTTAAAGAAGGTATTTTAACTCCAATAAGTATGCTGGGCTGTATTGCCTTATTACTTTTAATGCAGCCAGATTTTGGTTCTACAGTGGTTATTTCTATATGTGTTATGGGGATGCTATTTGTTTCAGGAAATAAAGTGCGCTGGTATGGATTATTATTGGGGATGATGGTAATGGCAGCAGCTACTTTAGTTGTAATCTCACCTTATAGAATGCATAGAATTACTGGCTTCTTACATCCATGGGAAAATGCTAATGATTCTGGTTATCAGCTTGTACAAGCACTTATCGCATTTGGTAGAGGAGAGTGGTTTGGTGATGGATTAGGTAATAGTATTCAAAAACAGTTTTTTCTACCAGAAGCTCATACTGATTTTATTACGTCAGTGATTGTAGAGGAAATTGGAATAATAGGGCTTATGATCTTATTAGCTGTTTATTTATTTATTGTTATAAAAGCCATAAATATAGCAAAGAATGCATATCAGTTAAAAAGATACTATCAGGCATTTTTATCTTATGGAATAAGCTTTTGGTTAGCATTTCAGGTTTTTGTAAATGTTGGGGTAAATACTGGTTTATTACCGACAAAGGGTTTAACTTTACCTTTTATAAGTTATGGAGGTAGTAGTTTACTTATTATGTGTTATACAGTAGGTATATTGCTTAGGATTGATTTTGAAAATAAGCTTTTAGCAGATACTATAAATCCAAAATATATTTATAAAAGAGTTAAGTAG
- the murD gene encoding UDP-N-acetylmuramoyl-L-alanine--D-glutamate ligase yields the protein MLSFFYKDVLINKILIVGYGSTGKSVEVYLEKYNVEVHISSSEADFLEKNLETYDLLVVSPGIPLNKNPYSNLENYKSKIISDIDLYYDAIKAKQIKLIAVTGSNGKSTVVTMLDTVLNNLGYKSILVGNIGTPILSKINDDVEFCVVEISSFQIDLLKDTKFDVSCVINISHDHLDRYDSYQEYIESKLNLEKFSREFFVYDFEGKGLKYNTVFSIRKSCIYKKEEKILALEETKLFGLHNLENIIVVLSILEKFNIDHKKVITELKEFEGLKHRCNKIGEIRGVSYINDSKGTNVGATVVAIDNLTNSKNIVLLLGGVAKGGDFSIMQRSVIGKVKFICIYGKDAEYIKVQLEKYFSNFEVLKDMKTAFAKTVNIASKNDIVLLSPACASFDEFRNYEHRGEEFIKLFNEYKEKIVKD from the coding sequence ATGCTAAGCTTTTTTTATAAGGACGTCTTAATAAATAAAATTCTTATAGTTGGATATGGATCTACAGGTAAGTCTGTAGAAGTCTATTTAGAAAAATATAATGTAGAAGTTCATATCTCTTCATCTGAAGCAGATTTTCTAGAAAAGAATTTAGAAACATATGACTTATTAGTAGTTAGTCCAGGTATTCCTTTAAATAAAAATCCATATAGTAATTTAGAAAATTATAAATCTAAAATAATAAGTGATATTGATCTATATTATGATGCTATTAAAGCTAAACAGATAAAGTTGATAGCTGTTACTGGCTCAAATGGAAAGAGTACCGTAGTAACTATGTTGGATACGGTTTTGAACAATTTAGGTTATAAAAGTATTTTAGTAGGAAACATAGGAACCCCCATTTTATCTAAGATTAATGATGATGTGGAATTTTGTGTGGTTGAAATATCTAGTTTTCAAATAGATTTGCTTAAAGATACTAAATTTGATGTATCTTGTGTAATTAATATTTCGCATGATCATCTTGATAGATATGATAGCTACCAAGAGTATATTGAGTCTAAGCTTAATTTAGAGAAGTTTAGTAGAGAATTCTTTGTTTATGATTTTGAAGGCAAAGGACTAAAGTATAATACAGTATTTTCTATCAGAAAATCTTGTATTTATAAGAAAGAAGAAAAGATATTGGCTCTTGAAGAGACAAAACTTTTTGGTCTACATAATCTTGAAAATATTATAGTTGTCTTGAGTATTTTAGAAAAGTTTAATATTGACCATAAAAAGGTTATAACAGAGCTTAAAGAGTTTGAAGGTCTAAAGCATAGATGTAATAAGATTGGTGAAATTAGAGGAGTTTCATACATAAATGATTCAAAGGGTACAAATGTAGGTGCAACAGTAGTTGCGATAGATAATTTAACAAACTCTAAAAATATAGTATTACTACTAGGTGGTGTTGCCAAGGGTGGAGATTTTTCTATAATGCAAAGAAGTGTTATAGGTAAAGTTAAGTTTATCTGTATCTATGGTAAAGATGCTGAATATATAAAAGTGCAATTAGAAAAGTATTTTTCTAATTTTGAAGTTTTAAAAGATATGAAGACAGCTTTTGCTAAAACAGTAAATATAGCAAGTAAAAATGATATAGTATTACTGTCTCCAGCATGTGCTAGTTTTGATGAATTTAGAAACTATGAGCATAGAGGAGAAGAGTTTATTAAACTTTTTAATGAATATAAAGAAAAGATTGTAAAGGATTAA
- a CDS encoding oxidative damage protection protein has product MSEKVFCKKYNEELDSIPYQPFPGELGARIKKEISNKAWQSWLSHQTILINEYRLNLMDPKAKDFLKEEMQKFLFENIEEKPGQFSAT; this is encoded by the coding sequence ATGAGTGAAAAAGTATTCTGCAAAAAGTATAATGAAGAGCTTGACTCTATACCATACCAGCCATTTCCTGGTGAATTAGGTGCTAGAATAAAAAAAGAAATTTCAAATAAAGCATGGCAATCTTGGCTTTCGCATCAAACAATTTTAATTAATGAGTATCGTTTAAACTTAATGGATCCAAAAGCTAAAGACTTTTTAAAAGAAGAGATGCAAAAATTTTTATTTGAAAATATAGAAGAAAAACCTGGTCAATTTTCAGCTACTTAA
- a CDS encoding glutathione S-transferase N-terminal domain-containing protein, whose translation MKVTLYTAKYCPYSLRARIALAEKRMNVDVVEASDLSADILKKISPKGTLPVLKEKDYSVDNKKALMIYIDERFPAPNLLPSIVHDRIKVRLALEKIDAEWYTVLAEVKKNRGNKTKLKNIFKDLEDSFKSMEGVFAESEFFISSTFTLADCYLAAMMLYLEAEGFIIDESYGAIFDYKKRIFARESIKKAYFKGNANDSLLKTLRASMTR comes from the coding sequence ATGAAAGTAACACTGTATACAGCAAAATATTGCCCATATTCTTTAAGAGCAAGAATAGCATTAGCAGAGAAAAGAATGAATGTTGATGTTGTTGAAGCAAGTGATTTATCAGCAGACATTTTGAAGAAAATTTCTCCAAAAGGAACATTACCAGTATTAAAAGAGAAGGATTATTCAGTTGATAATAAAAAAGCTCTTATGATTTATATAGATGAGAGATTCCCTGCACCAAACCTTTTACCAAGTATAGTTCATGATCGTATTAAAGTTCGATTAGCATTAGAGAAAATAGATGCTGAGTGGTATACAGTTTTAGCAGAAGTAAAGAAAAATAGGGGAAATAAAACTAAGTTAAAAAATATATTCAAAGATTTAGAGGATAGCTTTAAATCTATGGAAGGTGTTTTTGCTGAATCAGAGTTTTTTATATCTTCAACTTTTACTTTAGCGGACTGTTATTTAGCAGCTATGATGCTTTATCTTGAAGCAGAAGGTTTTATTATAGATGAGTCTTATGGGGCAATATTTGATTATAAGAAAAGAATTTTTGCTAGAGAATCTATAAAAAAAGCATATTTTAAAGGTAATGCTAATGATTCTTTATTAAAAACGCTAAGAGCATCGATGACAAGGTAA
- a CDS encoding phosphoenolpyruvate carboxykinase (ATP): MDLSSSTDNEYLCTIKNIYQNISTKELLEYIKSSNDSHYIRSEGNAILVDSGEIKGRLPEDKYIVETKYAKKNVWWSDKGSDNKPLSRNNWKIVKEKVRQDISQKDLFVIDGFYNNDVKNRIAVRFVTNVAWAAYFFKLVSIEPTQEELEDFSAEWTILHSPSTKIEDFAELGLNSPNIIATNLKQRESIIAGTYYLTEIDKILLSSMSYYLSLTNIGVFHCAVGIDKSDNTTMFFGLSGSGKTTLALTNRELFANGATAWADDGLHSLDGGFTVKAASFSRENQNIKDILEGQALIENPNFDEQGNIIFGSKTKGQSNTYLAFSKESLTNVKLESSNPKTIIFLVKDSKGVLPRVSKLTKGQAIYHFLSGYTCTSIGIENGVSEPKLEFSSCYAQPFLLLEPTRYAKILRQRLKMSDAKIYMVNVGWIEGDYTTGRRAPVDETKMLVDYITNPSENVQFVYKREKYFNFKSISEIHDGEKVIKVDNTWTDIREYKKSYKALAKSFIKNYKYQFPIDNEFSMKYEQFGPIL; encoded by the coding sequence ATGGATTTATCCTCGAGTACAGATAATGAGTATCTGTGTACAATAAAAAATATATATCAAAATATAAGCACAAAAGAATTGTTAGAATATATCAAAAGTAGCAATGATAGTCATTATATACGGTCTGAAGGTAATGCTATCTTAGTTGATAGTGGAGAAATAAAAGGAAGATTACCAGAAGATAAATATATAGTTGAAACTAAATATGCTAAGAAGAACGTTTGGTGGAGTGATAAAGGTTCTGATAATAAACCACTTAGTAGAAATAATTGGAAGATAGTTAAAGAAAAAGTTCGTCAAGACATTTCTCAAAAAGATTTATTTGTTATAGATGGTTTTTATAATAATGATGTTAAAAATAGAATTGCTGTTAGATTTGTTACAAATGTCGCATGGGCAGCTTACTTTTTTAAATTAGTATCAATAGAACCTACTCAAGAGGAATTAGAAGATTTTTCAGCAGAGTGGACAATATTGCATTCACCCTCTACAAAGATTGAAGATTTTGCAGAATTAGGTTTAAATTCGCCAAATATAATAGCTACAAATTTAAAGCAAAGAGAAAGTATCATTGCTGGAACATATTATTTAACTGAAATTGATAAAATTTTACTTTCATCAATGAGTTATTATCTTTCTTTAACTAATATAGGTGTATTTCACTGTGCTGTAGGTATAGATAAAAGTGATAATACAACTATGTTCTTTGGATTGTCAGGAAGCGGTAAGACAACATTAGCTCTTACAAACAGAGAGTTATTTGCTAATGGAGCTACAGCTTGGGCAGATGATGGTTTACATAGTTTAGATGGTGGCTTTACTGTAAAAGCAGCCAGCTTTAGTAGAGAAAATCAAAATATTAAAGATATTCTCGAGGGACAAGCTTTAATTGAGAATCCAAATTTTGATGAACAAGGAAATATTATCTTTGGTTCTAAAACTAAGGGACAAAGTAATACGTATTTAGCATTCTCAAAAGAAAGCTTAACTAATGTTAAACTTGAATCATCAAATCCCAAAACAATTATTTTTTTAGTTAAAGATAGTAAAGGTGTATTGCCTAGAGTCTCTAAACTAACTAAAGGACAAGCAATCTATCATTTTTTATCAGGTTATACGTGTACTTCTATAGGAATAGAAAATGGCGTATCTGAACCTAAATTAGAGTTTTCTAGTTGCTATGCTCAACCTTTTTTATTATTAGAACCTACTAGATATGCCAAAATACTAAGACAAAGATTAAAAATGTCAGATGCTAAAATCTATATGGTTAATGTTGGTTGGATAGAAGGAGACTATACTACTGGTAGAAGAGCACCTGTAGATGAAACAAAAATGTTGGTTGATTATATTACTAATCCGAGTGAAAATGTTCAGTTTGTTTATAAAAGAGAAAAATATTTTAATTTTAAGTCTATTTCTGAGATTCATGATGGTGAGAAAGTAATTAAAGTAGATAATACATGGACAGATATAAGAGAATATAAAAAATCTTATAAAGCTTTAGCTAAAAGCTTTATAAAAAATTATAAATATCAGTTCCCAATAGATAATGAATTCTCTATGAAATATGAACAGTTTGGTCCTATTCTTTAA
- a CDS encoding DNA polymerase III subunit delta' C-terminal domain-containing protein has translation MFQLESHQVLLDKIFEQKNTKTLHHSFIFRVKDAILIDRFINSLSSVLLDRKIDNYNDSAYITVANIDNDEIKLAEVKKIIKNCELAGHNNGAKIIIIEKLELLNDSAANALLKTLEEPTENTFFLMFTNDYYEILDTVKSRSLTYDIFFTEKDKIDYLKYTFDMSEDAIAKSMRMARNDVNIIARIKLDTIFWQIRSHLVLTLVGQMSIRNFLKEVSPNYKEALYWLLSILIDIYYYNLELDESTLSNYDRVSVIKHLAAKHKLEESFNLYKKTLKAKEYFSNFKNVDKELVLENLLLEIVG, from the coding sequence ATGTTCCAATTAGAGTCACATCAGGTTTTATTAGATAAAATCTTTGAGCAAAAAAATACCAAGACTCTTCATCACTCTTTTATTTTTAGAGTTAAAGATGCTATTCTAATTGATCGATTTATCAATTCTTTATCATCTGTTTTATTAGATAGAAAAATAGATAATTATAATGATTCTGCTTATATAACTGTTGCTAATATTGATAATGATGAAATTAAACTAGCTGAAGTAAAGAAAATTATCAAAAACTGTGAGTTAGCAGGTCATAATAACGGCGCTAAAATTATAATTATAGAGAAATTAGAGTTACTAAATGATTCTGCGGCAAATGCTTTGTTAAAAACATTAGAAGAACCTACAGAGAATACTTTCTTTCTAATGTTTACTAATGATTATTATGAGATTTTGGATACTGTTAAAAGTAGATCACTGACATATGATATTTTTTTTACAGAAAAAGATAAAATAGATTATTTAAAATATACTTTTGATATGTCTGAAGATGCTATAGCTAAGTCAATGAGAATGGCGAGGAATGATGTTAATATCATCGCAAGAATTAAATTAGATACAATATTTTGGCAGATTAGAAGTCATCTTGTCTTAACTTTAGTTGGACAAATGAGTATTAGAAATTTTTTAAAGGAAGTTAGTCCTAATTATAAAGAAGCTTTGTATTGGCTTTTAAGTATTTTGATAGATATTTATTATTATAATCTAGAGTTAGATGAGTCGACTTTGTCAAATTATGACAGAGTGTCCGTAATAAAGCATTTGGCAGCTAAACATAAATTAGAAGAAAGCTTTAATTTGTATAAAAAAACTCTAAAAGCAAAAGAATATTTTAGTAATTTTAAAAATGTAGATAAAGAATTAGTGTTAGAAAACCTATTATTAGAAATAGTAGGATAA